The DNA segment TGCTGCATCTGTCTGCATCTGTCTGCATCTCCTGCATTCAAGACTGCCATGCAGCTCATACAAGGTGCCAGCACATGCTCATGATTGGCTATGCTCATCCCTACTCAGGATACTGAAAAGCAAAATGGAAGGAATAATTATGAATGGCAACAGCAACATAGCCAAGCACACAAAGAATTTGTTTTTCCCCAAGACTACAAAATGTCTGGGAAATGAAGAGTGTTTGAATATGCCATATGGGTGAGCCAAAACTGCCATCCAGGTTACTCATTAGCTCAAAAGTTCTAAGTGAACAGACTGAAAGTGATAAACCTGCACACACTGCAAAAAACAAGGGTTTGCAGACTCCACTTGCTAACTCTTTATCACCATTTTAACAATGCAGTAAAATAAATCTTGGCTTTCCTTTGCAGCCAAAACACATAGCTGAATGAGAACTTCTCGTAAGTCATTCTCTAATCACATGATGATGATCTCATCACACAGAGTGATTCACCACACACCCACaaagcaatgccaagcaccaccTCAGAAGCTCCAAAGGTTGACAGCAACATGCTTTGTCTCTTCTGTGGATACTAGTGCACCCTTCTGAGCTTCCCCTGCTGCTCAAAGACTCAGCTCAGGCACTTACAGACTCATATGCTGGAGGAGTTGCTGGAATTGGTGGTGGTTGTATGTTACTGAAAGGCTGGTAGGTCCCCACTGGCAGGCCATTGAAGTTCTCCTGTACAGAGAGATTACAGTCATGCACCAGACTGCTCACCTGAGTGTGACCAGAGGACACAGCACACCTACAGCTGCTATGGGAGTCAGAGAAAGCACTAATATAAGCTAAACACAGGCAACTACCCAATCTGATAAATACTTTAGAAAAAGACTCAACATAGTCAGCAGGAGCAACCAAATCCAGCTAACAGGACTGTGGGTTATTCTAATGAACAAGCATGACTGAACCCTTCACCTTTCAAGGCATCAGAAGTACCAGAGCAATACCTTACATTAGCCAGACCCCAGCCAACTCCCTAATGCAGTTTCACAAAACAGGAAGGAGGCCACTGGCTTGGAGTTTGCATTAGCCTTACTCGTAACTCAGCAGTGCCTCAAACATCTAGACTTGGCACCAGTCCTCAGCATATTTATGCCTGGGACAATAAACAGCTGATAATCCTTGCCCCAGATTTTCTATAAAAAACACTGCAAAATTGCTGGGACCATATTAAGACTCCAAACATCCTACTGCTCTGCCACTCCCCTGTCTACACAGATATCCTGTAAGTGACTGAACTCAGAGCACAGTGCTCTGTTCAGCTCCTGCCTCCACCACTGCAACAAATGATCTCCAAGAGCCACTGGCCTGGTACTCCTGCCTTGCAGGCCTGAAGGTGGGGCGCTTCCACATttttctgtgctgctcccaTACCACAAAACACCTCATTTCCTTGAATGAATCTTGGTACACTATCAGCCTACCAACACCGAAGGGCAGCTTCAACCTCTAGCCAAGAGTCTGGCAGTCAGAGACTGCCTCTGTAGTTAAGTCTTGCCTCTTTCATTCCCTGAGGGCAAACAGGGacgtctggagaacaggaacaGGAGCCTCCGCTCCAAAGAAGCAATATGAAGCTTCAGCTGCACCACTCAATTTCCACCCCAGTCACACACACAATGGCCTTCTGAGATATTAAGCTGTCAGGTGGGGACGCCCCACAGctagcaggcacagggcaaaGCATCACAGTCAGAGTCTTCCACTGAAAAAGGGAATGCTCAAAGCAAAGGCACTTACTGGTCCCTTTGCAGGTGGATAAGAAAAGGGTGGATTTGGTGTTGGCATAGGCATAGGCATCATCACTGGCATGGGTACTAGTCCATCATGACCAAGCATGGGGGCTGTAaatccacctcctcctccccctccaggGCCACCCTTCTTCACATCATCTGTGAATCCCACATCAATCAGATCTGCTTCTCCACCTGCGGgggcttcagcctggagaggggtGAAAGATTTTGCTCACCAACATACATATCTCTGTTGATTACAGGCCTCTGAACTGCATCAGATGTGGCCTTTGTCACCAGACAAGATGGGACAACACAATGACATGACACAACACAAAAAATAACAGCTACACAGTGATATAACTGAGAATCAGAAAGGGAAACAGACTACAGCATAACTATAGCTACATGTTGCAGGGTtgtgggaaggagcagggattgtgctgtgccagggctgtctGGAAGATATCAAAGCATTACTACTACCACGCTTGCTGCAATgtcacagcctgctgctccagAAGCCCACACTGCACTAACAGGATGTTTCAGCCACAGGAACACAGAAGGCTGGCAGGTGCTTCACTCACCATCACCACCGAGTCAGGCTCATAGGGCACATTGTAGTTCTTGGCAATCTCAATGAGGTACCTCTCCACCAGTATCTTGGGTGGTGCCTCCACACTCAGCTTGTGCATCAGCTGGAACACAGGGATGCAGAGATTCAGTGGGACTGGgctgcaaagcacagctgagctCTACATGCCAAGGTACTGTGGCAAGGAGCACTATGCACCCCTGGAGAGGCTCTTCCTCCTAGCGTggcactgccacaaaggaggctgctgcagccacagacaAGGCTGTAAGCACTCTGCCCCTTTccttccacaggcagggactgcagcactctgCTCCCATGCTCCATTGCAGGCAGACCTCAGCAGCTCAGTGGGCCCACCCCACTCCACAGTGAGCCACAGGCATCAGCCACTGGCCATAGGAAAAAGGGGCAGAAAGCCACAGCAGGCCTGTTTGCTTTGCCAGCTCTACCAGTTCATTACCCTGTCATTGACTGTCCCAATCTGGTTTGTCCGGCACAGCTTCCCATACTCCTTGCTGTACTTGGCACACAGCTGGTCAGcaacctgcagcaggagagaaactCTGGGAACATGCACACTCATGCTCACTCATGCTTTCCTCTATCACTCACTGTacagctgccccctccccggACCACCCTCATTTCTTCCACAGAGACCCCAGCTGAGCAGCTTCAGCCAGTCCTGGTGCTCCAAGGACACCTATACCGAGGTCTCCACCTGCAAAGCCCATAAAAAACACAGCCTCTGCATTAATGACACAAATCCCTGAACAAATGCTTCCACTAGCTTCTGGCAATGCCACTCCCAGCATGCATGTGTGACACCCTTCAAACAACCTTACTTACAATCTTCAACTCAGCCACTTCTGACTGGAGTCGTGGTGCAGCCCAAATCAGTGTAGATACTGCTTCTGCCAGGCCAGAGTCCAGCTCCCTGAGGACAACAAAAGACAATGCTATCTCCACACCAAGCACCTAGACTTTACTTTCCTCAATCTGCTTAGCCTGAAAGTCCCCATCCTCCATGCTGGGCTCCAGAGCCTTCCCTGCCCGAAGAAGAAAAGGTTTCTGGAGGTGCCAGGACACTAAGACAAGCACAGGTGCCCTTCAGTATGCCAGACCTGTCCCCAGCGGTACACCTCCCTGAGCCCTCTCCCACAGCACAACCTCTAGAACACAGCTTACTTCATGGACTGAATCAAGCCAAAGCGGGCTAGCAGCAGATCACAGTACAGCTCCAGAATCTCCATGGCCTCCACAAGGTAATCTTCACGGATAATGTGCTCCACACGAATCCTGGCACGCTCATCTTTCCCAGCTGATAGATAATCTGCAATCTCCTTCCTTGCCTTCTGGGCCAGCTCAGCTATGACAGACATCCCCAAAGCAAATCACTATGCTGGCAGAAGCTACAGCCTCTGCACCCACCCACAGCCCCCCACCACACACAAAGCCATCATgagctcttcttcctcttttaacGAGCCTCTGCAGTGCAACACACTGAGCCACGGCTTGGTGGAGCCTCTGTGCCTATGTCCTATCAGAACAACTcacagaagaaagcagaggGGCTTTTACCTGCCAGAAACACTTCTACACCTTCAATTTTCCTGCACAGTCAATCAGAATCATGGATCTTACCTGTCTCTGAGTACGGCAGGACAGCATTTTTGGAAAAGTCTCCCACAGCCCCCGGGAAGTTCCCCACTACACTGAGAGCACAGAAGGCTCAGGAGCCAAAATGGTAAGTCTCTCCAAACAGAGTCCACAGCTTCCACCCCATAAACTGCACTCTAACTtttgccaagaggctggagagatgtCACATTCTGGCCAGTTCTGGGTACTCACACGCCAGGTTAGGATGTAAGGCCTGTGTCTACCAAGGAGAAGCAAAAGACTGATCCATACTCATGTCATATAAGTACCCTGACTTCAAAAATACCTCCTCAAGTGTCACAAAAGCATCCTGGGTCATATCTGCCCCCTGAAATACTtactcttctttttctccagcaGCTTGAGGCGATTTATGACAAGGCGCAGGTTGACTCGCAAGCGCTCTGCCTTGAACCCAGAGCCCAACATGATAAGCACTCTGTAGGGAAAGAGGACAAGACCACTGGAACCAAGAGCTGTTAGCCAGGACACCAGTCACTGTTTGAGTTCTGagggaacagaagaaaaaaaaaatctccaaaaAGAGCCAGGTATAGGTAATTCCTGACCCTGGCTATTTACAAACTACTGGACCTACAGCACTCACCGTTCCCATTCGCACTTCATAACCCTGCATCTACCCAAAGCCAACTGGGAATAAAAAGTTCCCAGATAGTCCCATTCCCATAGACTGAATCTTaaccccagaaaaaaaaaaagtgagatgaTAAAAAACTGGGACTACTCATTAATAGGAATGGGGTTAGAAAACATACCCTAAAGCAGGAAGTTAAAGCTCAGGTCTCTTCAATCCAGACCAGCAACTCTAACCACTGATGTTTAGTTTACTAAATTCAGTAAGCTCACCTTACTTAactgagattctatgattctgtgatgtgaatGCCAGGGTACAGTGAGCTTTTAAGTAACATTACACAAACACATACCACCAGTGGTCTAGGGAAAGGTAATAGTGCCTCAGTTTAGTAAGTTGAGCTTACTGAGATGGTGTCTTGAGGGTCAATTTACTCTACATTTCTAAGAAGCTCAAGCGAATTCCCCCTCATACAGCTTTCATTTCCTTCAGAAGGTGAGGGAAGTAAACCAATGCCTCAAGATGCCATCTGTGACAGCTATCACACAGTCAAATTCCCTCTTCTCTGTTACTTCATTGACAAAACttatctcaaaaaaaaaacaaacaaaacacctgGAAGTCATCTGCAAGAACTAAGCCAAGCTCTGTCCTATTAATATGCAAGTTGTAAACCAGCTGTATAATTAACCCAAGGACTGTACAACTTAAGGTTGTAGTGGTCCTGCCATCAGAAGGGCTGGTGCAAATTCCATACTTCTCACAGTCTTTTTGCTCACCAAAGGTATGTTCTAGTGCTTCTCCAGTCTCTTATGAGCCACTACAACTCCGGCCCAGTCCTTCAAAAAACTAACCAGGAAGACATTTCATTACAAGACTGTGCTATGCCAAGAACTGCTCATCAGAAAATGCTTTCTTAAGAGCTACCACATTACATAGAAAGGCCTTGGCTTATACCTAAAGGCCAGACAGGTACAGACTTGGGCAGTGATAGCACTGTTCGTGTAACAAGTGTTTTATGTAAGGTTTATCACTCTCTAGCGTATCTCCAGTTTATTTAGCTGATCTACTCACACACTGACACTGCTATTTCACTGCTGCACTGAACCAATCAAGTTCAAAAGACATTGCTACAGAAATACATATGCGTAAGTCTGATGCCATACAAAAAAGTTTTGCCCTTCTGTAACTGGATCGTGATCCTACAGCATCAAAACAGCTTTATAGTGCTGCAAGAAAGTCTCGGTACGAGTTGCAATGTCTGTAAAAGTATAGACTAAATAACTACTCAGATTAACAGTATCTTGCTTTAACAGGTAACTCAAAACACTGCCATTAAGCAGCAGCCAGGTCACCAGACACTCTTCCCGCAGCGACCCTGCAGTCACTCTACATGAAGTTTTGTTGTCCCCAGTCTTCGGTTCTGGGCCGCGCTACTGCAGAAAGAGCGATCCAGTTCTTCCGCCCCGCACCtcgccctccctcccctccctgcacacAAGCTGCCGGCCGGAGCAGCAAGGAGCCTGCGGCCAGGGCGGTCTCCACCTGCGCTACAAAGATCAGGACTCGCCGCGGAGAAGGACCAGCGGCCAGCATTAGTTCCGAGAAGCTCGCAGAAGACCGCGGTTAGGCTCCACCGGCTTCGCCGCACCTTGACGAGCCTGAGGGAAAGAGACTTCGCCTCGCGTCCCGTCCCCAGCGCCGGAGCAGCGTCCCGCGGCGGGGGCAGGACAGCCCTGGGCTTGTCCTCAACCCGACATTAGAAGTAAGGCACTCCCCTCACTGCCAGCAACTTCACCAGCACCGAGCGCATTCCGCCGCACCGAGGCAGACCGCCGCACCGAGGCAGACCGCCGCACCGAGGCAGACCGCCGCACCAAAGCCACACTCACATGCCGCCCTCCCGCGAAAGCTTCGGGAACCCAAAATGGCGGGCACCGACCCCATCACCTCACTGCCGCGGAAGAATTCACGGGGCTGGCCCTCCCAGCTCCTTACCTGGGGCACGACGGAGTTGGTACGGCAGCTGCGGTTGAAAAGTCGCAGAGCTCTCTTCCCGCACAGGCGCGGCAGCATCTCGGGAAAGAAACGTCAGCGGCACGAGCAAGAGGAGCGACATTGAGGAACTAAATAATCTGGCGGAGGGATATTTGTATAGCGAACATATAATGCTGCAACCCAGGAGTCCGCCGGTACCCATCCCCGACGCGAACGTTCCGAGGCCACGGCGTTCCGCGCCGGTTGCCCCTGCCCCTTGCCGTGAGCCCCGCCTCCACAGGGACGGGAAGGCGCAGCGCAGAGGCAAAGGCTGGCGGACCGGTCTCCGGTTCCCCAAGGGGCAGGTGGCGTCTCTGTGAGAGGTCGGACGCCTATAATCCTCGCACTGCGGTAGCGGCCGCTCCGAAGCGGATGGTGGCCTGAGGTGGGGAAGCCCAGACCCCCCCGCTCTGCGGGGCGGTTCATTTTTGAACGGGTGCATGAGTTCTTAACGCACGTGGTGGCTTTGACAGTAAGGGTGAAATCATCATTTTTGACCTTGCAGGGTAAGCCAGACCCCGGTGACCTCGGGTAGTTCGGGGACAGCCGCCCCCCGGCTCGGGTGCGGGGCTCGGAACCGGTACGGATGAGAGGCTCCAGGCAGCCGAGCGCTGCCGGTCGGGACAGACCCATGGCAGACAGGTGAGatgctgtgagcaacctgcagCCGGACTctgccagcagggctctgccagcctgcacgGCAGCTGCCGCTGCTGGGCCAGGGCTTCCCGGGCCGTGCCGGGGGCTCCCGGGGCCGTGCCTGTGCCCGCGCCCGTGCCCGCGCCGCGCGTTCCGGCGGCGCCGCCATCTTGCCCGTCTGTCTGTCCGGCAGCCCTTTGTCTGTCTGCGGCTCCCCGGCACCTGCAGCGGCACTGGGTAAGGCGAGCCGGGCCGGGGCCGTCCTCCGGCGGGGCCCCCGCGCTGGTTCCTCCGCCGCGCTGTGCCGGGCTCCGGCTGTCTGTCCGGGACGGTTGCCGGGCTGCGTCCCACGGTGGTCCGGCGATATCCTCGGGGGCGCGGGCTGGGTTCCGCCTTCCGTCCCGCTGCCAAAGTAGCGACGTCCGTTTGCCTGTGTATCCATCCTTCTGCGGGCTGGATCCCTCCTTCAGCCACATCCCGTGTGCTGGGACCGCCGGCTGGATCcctcagaggaggctgaggggatccTCGTGTCCATCTGTccgaggaggctgagggcatcGCTGTGTCCATCTGTCGGCGGGAGGCTGAGGGCATCTCTGTGTCCATCTGTCGGCGGGAGGCTGAGGGCATCTCTGTGTCCACCTGTCGGTGGGAGGTTGAGAGGATCCTTGTGCCCACCTGTCTGAAGAGGCTGACACGATCCCTGTGTTCTGCTTAGGGGTAAATGGGTTCAGCTCCTCCTTTTTGTCTGCCTGTTGCAGCACACTGTTGGGACTGATTCTGTCCTCTGTCAGTCTGAGCATGAAGAGTTGACATTCCCCCTCCTTGTAAAGTTTAAGGGGGTCAGTATGTCCCTGTGTGTGTGGGACAAGGAGGTACATACCCCTCGTGTGAGCTGGAGTGTCACTGGTCCTTCGCTGTGTCCCCACCGCCTGTCCTGACCTTGTCTGCCCCAGGAGGTCTTGGCAGCAGGGAGGATGAGCAGCACCACTGTTGCCCTCTCCATCTGCCCATCTGTGAGGACTGTGAGGTCTTTCCCTTCAAATGACATCTATCTGCTCAAGACCTGTCCCTGGCTGGCCACACTAtcctgtcagctgctgctgctgtgtctgcagctgTGACCATGAGGTGGTTGGTTCCCTTGTCTGCCTGGGCTGGATTATCCAGTGCCTTATGCCAGTCTTCAGAGTGTGATCTGGCCTTCTATTCTGTTGGCCTCTCtctgggtgggggtgggggggcagaaGTAAGACAGTGTCTACACATTTGGTTAGGCTTTTGTCATGTCAGCTGTGGGAATGGACAGGAGAGAGACTAGCATTGCAGTCATTCTTAAGTGGGACACTC comes from the Pogoniulus pusillus isolate bPogPus1 chromosome 20, bPogPus1.pri, whole genome shotgun sequence genome and includes:
- the IST1 gene encoding IST1 homolog isoform X1, with product MLGSGFKAERLRVNLRLVINRLKLLEKKKTELAQKARKEIADYLSAGKDERARIRVEHIIREDYLVEAMEILELYCDLLLARFGLIQSMKELDSGLAEAVSTLIWAAPRLQSEVAELKIVADQLCAKYSKEYGKLCRTNQIGTVNDRLMHKLSVEAPPKILVERYLIEIAKNYNVPYEPDSVVMAEAPAGGEADLIDVGFTDDVKKGGPGGGGGGGFTAPMLGHDGLVPMPVMMPMPMPTPNPPFSYPPAKGPENFNGLPVGTYQPFSNIQPPPIPATPPAYESIDEPSADKDASAPVVGPGPKSEASPKPKAGAPNTVDNFVLPELPSVPDTLPAASAGANSSASEDIDFDDLSRRFEELKKKT
- the IST1 gene encoding IST1 homolog isoform X2; this encodes MLPRLCGKRALRLFNRSCRTNSVVPQSAYHVGLWVQGRALASQPAPCHKSPQAAGEKEEELDSGLAEAVSTLIWAAPRLQSEVAELKIVADQLCAKYSKEYGKLCRTNQIGTVNDRLMHKLSVEAPPKILVERYLIEIAKNYNVPYEPDSVVMAEAPAGGEADLIDVGFTDDVKKGGPGGGGGGGFTAPMLGHDGLVPMPVMMPMPMPTPNPPFSYPPAKGPENFNGLPVGTYQPFSNIQPPPIPATPPAYESIDEPSADKDASAPVVGPGPKSEASPKPKAGAPNTVDNFVLPELPSVPDTLPAASAGANSSASEDIDFDDLSRRFEELKKKT